From the Euphorbia lathyris chromosome 6, ddEupLath1.1, whole genome shotgun sequence genome, one window contains:
- the LOC136232991 gene encoding gibberellin-regulated protein 14, with protein sequence MAFKAVFFLLAAFLSLAAASYANQEFNQKDIDSKIVAPTPQVKAPPVPTPAPAPTPVGKPPVVIKPPTPAPPVGKPPVVIKPPTPAPVPPVVIKPPTPTPPTSAPLPPVRSRADCIPLCAERCKKHSRKNVCERACMTCCERCKCVPPGTYGNREKCGICYTSMTTRGNKPKCP encoded by the exons ATGGCTTTCAAAGCTGTGTTTTTCCTGCTTGCTGCTTTTCTTTCACTCGCTGCT GCCTCCTATGCTAATCAAGAGTTCAATCAGAAG GATATAGATAGCAAAATAGTAGCACCAACACCCCAAGTGAAGGCACCACCAGTGCCTACTCCAGCTCCTGCTCCTACTCCTGTAGGCAAGCCACCAGTAGTGATCAAGCCACCAACTCCTGCTCCCCCAGTAGGCAAGCCACCAGTGGTGATCAAGCCACCAACTCCTGCTCCAGTCCCACCAGTAGTGATCAAGCCACCAACTCCTACACCCCCCACGAGTGCACCATTGCCTCCAGTCAGGTCAAGAGCAG ATTGCATACCGTTGTGTGCAGAGAGATGCAAGAAGCATTCAAGGAAGAACGTGTGCGAGAGAGCTTGCATGACATGCTGTGAGAGATGCAAATGTGTGCCGCCAGGAACTTATGGAAACAGGGAGAAGTGCGGCATATGCTACACTAGTATGACCACCCGCGGCAACAAGCCTAAATGTCCTTGA